A window of the Bombina bombina isolate aBomBom1 chromosome 3, aBomBom1.pri, whole genome shotgun sequence genome harbors these coding sequences:
- the OMP gene encoding olfactory marker protein, whose translation MASELELNFTEDAHLTECMRIRAETLQQKNEKPQEGEKLLRANEYIYRLDFTKQKLKFLWWKVHFQSPGKLIVTGTSQHWTPDLTNLMNRQLLEPSAIFWNKSNENEADCYEADAQEFGERISEHAKIRKVMYFLFTFSEGINPSNITCSIGFKA comes from the coding sequence ATGGCATCAGAGCTGGAATTAAACTTTACAGAAGATGCCCACCTCACAGAATGCATGCGCATACGAGCCGAGACCCTTCAGCAAAAGAATGAAAAGCCCCAAGAAGGTGAAAAGCTACTGAGAGCCAATGAATACATTTACCGATTAGACTTTACCAAACAGAAGCTAAAGTTCCTTTGGTGGAAAGTCCACTTTCAATCACCAGGCAAACTCATTGTAACTGGGACCTCACAGCATTGGACACCAGACCTCACCAACCTTATGAACCGGCAGCTCCTAGAGCCCTCTGCTATATTCTGGAACAAATCTAATGAGAATGAGGCTGATTGCTATGAAGCAGATGCCCAGGAATTTGGTGAAAGGATTTCTGAGCATGCCAAAATCCGTAAAGTTATGTACTTCCTTTTTACCTTCTCAGAGGGTATTAACCCATCGAACATTACATGTTCTATTGGGTTCAAAGCCTAA